A window from Setaria italica strain Yugu1 chromosome VIII, Setaria_italica_v2.0, whole genome shotgun sequence encodes these proteins:
- the LOC101753892 gene encoding acyl transferase 15-like: MSLVVRKSSPVVIRPSPEPATTRAVTIKLSSLDKGLYKVPTTSLLVFEAPLHNAAETIRAALSRALVHYYPIAGRIVAGAGDNDDDVHIECNDEGVVFVAASASYALKEVLCFNRSPGARKLLDELAVYYPAMTCGHGDPFLLMQVTEFPCGVFVLGVTWNHGVADGMGMAQFLQAVGELAGGSPSPSVTPDQILSLDPLNADELATHDITIAMDSINRIRADFSTCFHGRQCTTFEVVLAILWPCRTRAIRPDQETPTLLVFLADMRRHIGVKRGYYGNCIVVQLVMAKSGAVAGGEVKDLVMEIKHAKDRIPDRLKENEGMVGGEELRKLKTYDTMTVTSWRNLGFEQVDFGSGRPARVASSGRDMPPSPSAAGFLCNGKGGVSVWSALVREEHVNAFLAELAKQVLVRLTFCRVF, encoded by the exons ATGAGTCTAGTGGTGAGGAAGTCCTCACCCGTGGTAATCAGGCCATCGCCGGAGCCGGCAACGACGAGGGCGGTCACCATAAAGCTCTCGTCCTTGGACAAGGGTCTGTACAAGGTGCCAACAACGTCTCTGCTCGTGTTCGAGGCTCCCCTCCACAACGCTGCCGAGACCATCCGGGCTGCACTGTCCCGAGCATTGGTCCACTATTACCCTATCGCCGGTCGCAtcgtcgccggagccggcgaCAATGACGACGATGTCCACATCGAGTGCAACGATGAGGGTGTGGTATTCGTCGCCGCGTCCGCAAGCTACGCCCTGAAGGAAGTCCTGTGCTTCAACCGGTCACCGGGCGCGAGGAAGCTCCTCGACGAGCTTGCCGTCTACTACCCAGCCATGACCTGTGGCCATGGTGACCCTTTTCTGCTGATGCAGGTGACCGAGTTCCCGTGCGGTGTCTTCGTCCTCGGCGTGACATGGAACCACGGGGTTGCCGACGGCATGGGGATGGCCCAGTTCTTGCAggccgtcggcgagctcgccggcgggtcgccgtcgccgtccgtcACTCCG GACCAGATCCTGAGCCTCGATCCACTGAACGCCGACGAGCTCGCCACTCATGACATCACAATCGCCATGGATTCGATTAACCGTATCAGAGCAGATTTCAGCACCTGCTTCCATGGCCGGCAATGCACGACATTCGAGGTGGTGCTCGCCATCCTATGGCCGTGCCGCACCCGTGCGATCAGGCCCGACCAGGAGACCCCGACCTTGCTGGTGTTCCTCGCCGACATGCGCAGGCACATCGGCGTGAAGAGAGGCTACTACGGCAACTGCATCGTAGTGCAGCTGGTCATGGCGAAgagcggcgcggtggcgggcgggGAGGTCAAGGACTTGGTCATGGAGATCAAGCACGCCAAGGATCGGATACCTGATCGGTTGAAGGAAAACGAAGGCATGGTAGGTGGAGAGGAGCTGCGTAAGCTGAAGACGTACGATACTATGACTGTGACGTCGTGGCGGAACCTTGGCTTCGAGCAGGTGGATTTCGGGAGCGGGAGGCCGGCGAGGGTGGCGTCCTCCGGGAGAGAtatgccgccgtcgccgagcgcGGCGGGCTTTCTGTGCAATGGGAAGGGTGGGGTCAGTGTGTGGTCGGCCTTGGTCAGGGAGGAGCACGTTAACGCTTTCCTTGCAGAGTTAGCCAAGCAAGTTCTTGTGAGATTAACTTTCTGTCGTGTCTTTTAA
- the LOC101753478 gene encoding uncharacterized protein LOC101753478, with amino-acid sequence MGVFGRRRRLWTLSLVTAAAMLENANKSLLPAMYREVGAALGALPAELGTITLCRGLVQALCYPLAMCAEARFYRTRIVAAGTFLCAVAAVLIAASTTFLQMAIAGGFNGVGLALVLPGVYSLVADYSDDETRGATFGWVYMAQGMGTAMGNSLGVLLAPTSFFGGVPGWRLAFLAIALVSISLALPTWLVAGDDDDSRAADGSGSTSITAMASAVAGGAKAVASVPTFWIVVAQGVAAQVPWSALTFMAMWLELVGFSHWETTVVTDLNGLSNGLGALVAGFAGDLAARRFPDTGRIALAQISNASTVPLAALLLLLARPGWPLAGAVYAGGFLLLGVAMAWSTGSTSNPIFAEIVPEKARTTVYALDLCFENVVASFGAPAVGVLAEHVFGYHGRPAASDHGDRENAVALGKAVFAVIAVTATACCLTCSALYWTYPVDRRRARMMDASQQEEPSVGDERNGGGGEASGPAVASSADDGLSQALLSPTMNL; translated from the exons ATGGGGGtgttcgggcggcggcggcggctgtggacGCTGTCGCTGGTgaccgcggcggcgatgctggAGAATGCAAACAAGTCCCTGCTGCCGGCGATGTACAGGGAGGTGGGCGCCGCTCTGGGAGCTTTGCCCGCCGAGCTGGGCACCATAACGCTGTGCCGTGGGCTCGTGCAGGCGCTGTGCTACCCTCTCGCCATGTGTGCCGAGGCGCGCTTCTACCGCACCCGCATTGTTGCTGCGGGGACCTTTCTCTGTGCCGTGGCCGCcgtcctcatcgccgcctccaccaccttcCTTCAG ATGGCGATCGCTGGGGGCTTCAATGGCGTCGGCCTGGCGCTGGTGCTGCCGGGGGTCTACTCACTGGTCGCCGACTACAGCGACGACGAGACGCGTGGCGCGACGTTCGGGTGGGTGTACATGGCGCAAGGCATGGGCACCGCCATGGGGAACTCGCTGGGCGTCCTGCTGGCCCCTACCAGCTTCTTCGGCGGTGTTCCAGGTTGGCGGCTGGCGTTCCTTGCCATCGCTCTCGTCAGCATCTCGCTTGCCCTCCCGACATGGCTggtcgccggcgacgatgaTGACTCCAGAGCAGCAGACGGAAGTGGAAGCACGAGCATCACGGCCAtggcctccgccgtcgccgggggAGCAAAGGCCGTGGCGAGCGTGCCCACGTTCTGGATCGTCGTTGCGCAGGGTGTAGCCGCGCAGGTGCCATGGTCTGCACTCACGTTCATGGCCATGTGGCTGGAGCTCGTGGGGTTCTCGCACTGGGAGACCACCGTGGTCACGGACCTGAACGGCCTCTCCAACGGGCTCGGCGCGCTGGTCGCCGGGTTCGCCGGGGACCTCGCCGCACGGCGGTTCCCGGACACGGGGCGGATCGCGCTGGCGCAGATCTCCAACGCGTCCACCGTCCCGCTCgccgccctgctgctgctgctcgcgcgGCCGGGATGGCCGCTGGCCGGCGCCGTGTACGCCGGCGGGTTCTTGCTCCTCGGCGTCGCCATGGCCTGGAGCACGGGCTCCACCAGCAA CCCTATCTTCGCCGAGATCGTGCCGGAGAAGGCGAGGACGACCGTGTACGCGCTGGACCTGTGCTTCGAGAACGTTGTGGCGTCGTTCGGGGCACCCGCTGTCGGCGTCCTGGCAGAGCATGTCTTCGGGTACCATGGGCGGCCAGCAGCTTCCGACCACGGCGATCGGGAGAACGCAGTCGCTCTGGGTAAGGCTGTCTTCGCGGTGATCGCCGTCACGGCGACTGCCTGCTGCCTCACGTGCTCGGCGCTGTACTGGACTTACCCTGTGGACAGGCGGCGTGCGCGGATGATGGATGCCTCCCAGCAGGAGGAGCCATCAGTGGGTGACGagaggaacggcggcggcggtgaagcaAGTGGACCTGCTGTGGCTTCGTCGGCTGATGATGGCCTCAGCCAGGCCCTACTGTCTCCTACAATGAACCTCTAA